From Rhodococcus sp. B7740, one genomic window encodes:
- a CDS encoding CGNR zinc finger domain-containing protein, whose amino-acid sequence MSLSPTERFRLAPAPDGLQVVQDLLNTRAIDAYDLPDLIADGETASSTWGKTLSDADAAALRILRSDVEAAIAGDMTAQPAVRVELVPGTDGTVRLSPTGTGSDRIASQIWSEVLLAQQADTWRRLKRCKNEACGSAFYDRSRNNSGVWHDVKTCGNIANLRASRARKKTQS is encoded by the coding sequence ATGTCACTGTCTCCGACGGAGCGCTTCCGACTCGCGCCGGCACCCGACGGCTTGCAGGTGGTTCAGGATCTGCTCAACACGCGGGCCATCGATGCCTACGACCTGCCCGACCTCATCGCAGACGGCGAGACAGCGTCGTCCACCTGGGGGAAAACGTTGTCGGACGCAGACGCAGCCGCTCTACGGATACTGAGATCCGATGTGGAAGCGGCCATTGCAGGCGATATGACTGCGCAGCCGGCAGTCCGAGTCGAGCTCGTTCCGGGTACCGACGGCACCGTCCGGCTCTCCCCCACCGGCACCGGGTCCGACCGGATCGCGTCGCAGATCTGGTCGGAAGTGCTTCTCGCCCAACAGGCGGACACGTGGCGTCGACTCAAGCGTTGCAAGAACGAGGCGTGCGGATCCGCCTTCTACGACCGCTCCCGCAACAACAGTGGCGTCTGGCACGACGTGAAGACCTGCGGCAACATTGCCAATCTCCGGGCCTCGCGGGCCCGCAAGAAGACGCAGAGCTAG
- a CDS encoding SDR family oxidoreductase: MVSIQGATVLVTGGQRGLGKATVDALLERGAAKVYATARNPREDTDPRVVPVALDVADADSVAALGDIASDVSIVFNNAGAPGTTPLLTTSIDDIRAVFETNVFGALRIAQEFAPILRANGGGALVDIHSVLSWLGGAGAYGASKAAIWSATNSLRLELAPQGTLVVGVHLGYTDTDMIADLDVPKNDPRDVVRQVLDAVEAGETEVLADDVTRHVKSILSGPAEGLGLAG, translated from the coding sequence ATGGTGTCGATTCAAGGAGCAACAGTGTTGGTGACCGGCGGTCAGCGCGGTCTGGGCAAGGCGACGGTCGACGCGTTGCTCGAGCGTGGGGCCGCGAAGGTCTACGCGACAGCCAGAAATCCGCGAGAGGACACCGATCCTCGGGTGGTGCCGGTTGCCCTCGATGTCGCCGACGCCGATTCCGTTGCAGCGCTTGGCGATATCGCGTCCGACGTGTCGATCGTCTTCAACAATGCCGGTGCGCCGGGTACTACTCCGCTGCTGACGACGTCGATCGACGACATTCGCGCGGTGTTCGAGACCAACGTGTTCGGTGCCCTGCGAATCGCGCAGGAATTCGCCCCGATCCTGAGGGCCAACGGCGGCGGGGCCTTGGTCGACATTCATTCGGTGTTGTCGTGGCTCGGCGGTGCGGGTGCCTACGGTGCATCCAAAGCGGCGATCTGGTCGGCCACCAACTCGCTGAGGCTCGAGCTCGCACCGCAGGGAACCCTCGTCGTCGGGGTGCATCTCGGATACACCGACACCGACATGATCGCCGATCTCGACGTCCCGAAGAACGACCCACGCGACGTGGTGCGCCAGGTGCTCGACGCCGTCGAGGCCGGCGAGACCGAAGTGCTCGCCGACGACGTGACCAGGCACGTCAAGTCGATCCTGAGCGGGCCGGCGGAAGGACTCGGCCTTGCAGGCTGA